The proteins below come from a single Leptotrichia sp. oral taxon 223 genomic window:
- the mnmG gene encoding tRNA uridine-5-carboxymethylaminomethyl(34) synthesis enzyme MnmG, with the protein MRNYDVIVVGAGHAGIEAALASARLGLNTAIFTITLDNIGVMSCNPSVGGPAKSHLAKEVDALGGEIGRNMDKSFVQMRILNTKKGPAVRSLRAQADRKIYAREMKKTIESQQNLDAVQDIVTELIVEEVEIFESDSRRTEKVIKGIRTKTGMEFFAKAVVLATGTFLRGLLYIGDKRVKGGRMGELSADDLTDSLKSLGFKMDRFKTGTPPRLDIRTLNLEKLEKQPGITGIPLKFSMRTPNSEVLEKPQLSCYLTRTNETTHKIILDNLDKAPMYNGSISSTGPRYCPSIEDKVVKFNDKDSHHLFLEPEGFATAEVYISGLSTSYPASLQQKIVNTIDGLENAHIMRYGYAVEYDIVNPSELDYTLETRKVKGLYLAGQLNGTSGYEEAAAQGIIAGINASLKIKGQEPFILDRESSYIGTMIDDLINKELFEPYRMFTARSEFRLILREDNADIRLSEKAFKIGLLDKKYYDIVQKKKKNVKETIENLENIKLGSSNQRLMEILDKYGESLKSGTTLKEILRRPKVTYQDIKYIAESIENVPNLSFDDETEYQIEVQIKYEGYIAKATQIMEKQKKMDDKRIPKNFDYDNMKGITREAKQRLKENQPYNVGQASRMSGVTPADISVLLMYLDGVLK; encoded by the coding sequence ATGAGAAATTATGATGTAATTGTAGTTGGTGCTGGGCACGCAGGGATTGAAGCGGCATTGGCATCAGCAAGATTAGGGCTGAATACAGCCATTTTTACAATAACGCTAGATAATATAGGTGTTATGTCCTGTAATCCATCAGTTGGAGGGCCTGCAAAAAGCCATTTGGCTAAGGAAGTTGATGCGCTAGGCGGAGAAATTGGACGAAATATGGACAAAAGCTTTGTACAAATGAGAATTCTGAATACGAAAAAAGGACCGGCAGTTCGTTCATTAAGGGCTCAGGCGGATAGAAAAATTTATGCAAGGGAGATGAAGAAAACAATAGAAAGTCAGCAAAATTTAGATGCTGTTCAAGATATTGTCACAGAATTAATCGTTGAAGAAGTTGAAATTTTTGAAAGTGATTCTAGAAGAACTGAAAAAGTTATAAAAGGGATAAGAACTAAGACAGGAATGGAATTTTTTGCCAAAGCGGTTGTACTTGCAACAGGAACATTCTTGAGAGGACTTTTATACATTGGAGATAAAAGGGTGAAAGGTGGAAGAATGGGAGAGTTATCAGCAGATGACCTTACAGATTCCTTAAAATCGTTAGGATTTAAAATGGATAGATTCAAGACAGGGACACCGCCTAGACTTGATATTAGAACATTAAATCTGGAAAAATTGGAAAAACAGCCAGGAATAACAGGTATTCCATTAAAATTTTCAATGAGAACTCCAAATAGTGAAGTTTTAGAAAAACCTCAATTATCCTGCTATTTAACACGGACAAATGAAACAACGCATAAAATAATACTTGATAATCTGGACAAAGCACCAATGTATAATGGAAGCATAAGTAGCACAGGGCCAAGATACTGCCCGTCAATTGAAGATAAAGTTGTAAAATTTAATGATAAGGATAGCCATCATCTATTTTTGGAGCCAGAAGGATTTGCCACGGCGGAAGTCTACATAAGTGGACTTTCCACAAGTTATCCCGCTAGTTTGCAGCAGAAGATAGTAAATACAATTGATGGACTGGAAAACGCCCATATAATGCGATATGGGTATGCTGTGGAATATGATATTGTAAACCCTAGCGAACTTGACTACACTCTTGAAACTCGTAAAGTAAAGGGGCTTTATTTGGCTGGACAGTTAAATGGTACAAGCGGTTATGAAGAAGCGGCTGCTCAGGGAATTATCGCTGGAATTAATGCCTCTTTAAAGATAAAAGGACAAGAACCGTTTATTTTAGACAGGGAAAGTTCATACATTGGGACAATGATAGACGATTTAATAAATAAGGAATTGTTTGAGCCATACAGAATGTTTACCGCAAGATCTGAGTTCCGCCTTATTTTACGTGAAGACAATGCTGATATAAGACTTTCTGAAAAGGCTTTTAAAATCGGACTTCTTGATAAAAAATATTATGATATTGTACAGAAAAAGAAAAAAAATGTTAAGGAAACAATAGAAAACCTTGAAAATATAAAACTAGGAAGCAGTAATCAAAGACTAATGGAAATTCTTGATAAATACGGTGAAAGCCTAAAAAGCGGAACTACTTTAAAGGAAATCTTACGCCGTCCAAAAGTTACGTATCAGGATATAAAATATATCGCTGAAAGCATTGAAAATGTACCAAATTTAAGTTTTGACGATGAAACAGAATATCAAATCGAAGTTCAGATAAAATATGAGGGCTACATCGCCAAAGCCACGCAAATTATGGAAAAACAAAAAAAAATGGACGACAAAAGAATTCCCAAGAACTTTGACTATGATAACATGAAAGGAATTACAAGAGAAGCAAAACAGAGATTAAAGGAAAACCAGCCATATAATGTGGGGCAGGCTTCCAGAATGTCTGGAGTAACACCGGCAGATATTTCAGTACTATTAATGTATCTGGACGGAGTTTTAAAATAG
- a CDS encoding small multi-drug export protein, protein MMESFKNFIKVTLIGAPLLNKVIGIFLISMLPIIELRGAIPIGAAIGLPWYLNMIVSIIGNMLPVPFILLFSVKAFEFMKKHNIMVKFVEKIENRAKKRSEGLATGEFIGLMLFVAIPFPGTGAWTGALIAALLQFERKKSFFYIVLGVIIAAVIMTLASYGVISLFAPKH, encoded by the coding sequence ATGATGGAATCTTTTAAAAATTTTATAAAGGTAACTTTAATTGGAGCTCCACTTTTAAACAAAGTGATTGGAATATTTCTTATATCAATGCTGCCTATAATTGAGCTTCGTGGTGCAATACCGATTGGAGCGGCTATTGGATTGCCCTGGTACTTAAATATGATTGTTTCGATTATTGGAAATATGCTTCCTGTACCATTTATTCTGCTGTTTTCAGTAAAAGCCTTTGAATTTATGAAAAAACATAATATTATGGTAAAATTTGTTGAAAAAATAGAAAATCGTGCGAAAAAACGGAGTGAAGGGTTAGCAACTGGGGAATTTATTGGATTAATGCTGTTTGTGGCAATTCCGTTTCCAGGAACAGGTGCTTGGACAGGTGCATTAATTGCGGCATTGCTTCAGTTTGAGAGAAAAAAATCGTTTTTTTATATTGTGCTGGGAGTAATAATAGCCGCAGTAATAATGACTTTAGCATCTTATGGTGTAATAAGCCTTTTTGCACCAAAACATTAA
- a CDS encoding cupin domain-containing protein, whose amino-acid sequence MVKIEMAKPINFNELITSKEAEVVSMRILNQPNSYISLFSLAKDEEITAETMLGNRYYYCFNGNGEIFIENSKKMISRGDFLEIAANHNYSIEARNNLKLIEVGEKIGDKNMENTTLKMLESASAFNLSEIVDYQEGKIVSKNLVAKPNLVMTVMSFWKGESLDPHKAPGDALVTVLDGEGKYYVDGKPFVVKKGESAVLPANIPHAVEAETENFKMLLILVKE is encoded by the coding sequence ATGGTTAAAATAGAAATGGCAAAACCGATAAATTTTAATGAACTTATCACATCTAAGGAAGCTGAAGTTGTAAGCATGAGAATTTTAAATCAGCCAAACAGCTATATTTCTTTATTTTCTTTGGCAAAAGATGAGGAAATAACAGCAGAAACCATGCTTGGAAACAGATATTATTACTGTTTTAACGGCAACGGAGAGATTTTTATTGAAAATAGTAAAAAAATGATTTCTAGAGGAGATTTTTTGGAAATAGCGGCAAATCATAATTATTCGATTGAGGCAAGAAATAATTTGAAATTAATTGAAGTTGGAGAAAAGATAGGAGATAAAAATATGGAAAATACGACATTAAAAATGCTGGAAAGTGCAAGTGCATTTAATCTTTCTGAAATTGTTGACTATCAGGAGGGAAAAATTGTAAGCAAAAATTTGGTGGCAAAACCAAATTTGGTAATGACAGTTATGTCTTTTTGGAAAGGTGAGAGCCTTGATCCACACAAAGCTCCAGGAGATGCTTTAGTTACTGTACTTGATGGAGAGGGGAAATATTATGTTGATGGGAAACCGTTTGTTGTGAAAAAAGGTGAAAGTGCGGTTCTTCCAGCAAATATACCTCATGCTGTAGAAGCTGAAACAGAAAATTTTAAAATGTTATTAATACTTGTTAAAGAATAA
- the gap gene encoding type I glyceraldehyde-3-phosphate dehydrogenase — MAVKVAINGFGRIGRLALRLMSEQTDKFEVVAINDLTDAKMLAHLFKYDSSQGRFNGTIEVKEGAFVVNGNEIKVFAEADPEKLPWGKLGVDVVLEATGFFATKEKAEKHVKAGAKKVVITAPGGNDVKTVVYNVNHEILDGSETVISGASCTTNCLAPMAKALNDKFGIVTGTMTTIHAYTGDQNTLDAPHRKGDLRRARAAAVNIVPNSTGAAKAIGLVVPELNGKLDGAAQRVPVPTGSLTELVSILNKKVTVDEVNAAMKAAANESFGYTEEPLVSSDIVGIHFGSLFDATQTKIVQNGDAQLVKTVSWYDNEMSYTSQLIRTLGYFASKIAK; from the coding sequence ATGGCAGTTAAAGTAGCAATTAATGGATTTGGAAGAATCGGGAGATTAGCATTGAGATTAATGTCTGAACAAACAGATAAATTTGAAGTTGTAGCAATTAATGACTTAACAGATGCTAAAATGTTAGCACACTTATTCAAATATGATTCATCTCAAGGAAGATTCAATGGAACTATTGAAGTTAAAGAAGGAGCTTTCGTAGTAAACGGAAATGAAATTAAAGTTTTCGCAGAAGCTGATCCTGAAAAATTACCTTGGGGAAAATTAGGAGTAGACGTAGTATTAGAAGCAACAGGTTTCTTTGCAACTAAAGAAAAAGCTGAAAAACACGTAAAAGCAGGAGCTAAAAAAGTAGTTATTACTGCACCTGGTGGAAATGATGTTAAAACTGTAGTTTACAATGTAAACCACGAAATCTTGGATGGTTCAGAAACAGTTATTTCAGGAGCTTCTTGTACAACTAACTGTTTAGCACCAATGGCTAAAGCATTAAATGATAAATTTGGAATCGTAACTGGAACAATGACAACTATCCACGCTTACACAGGAGACCAAAACACATTAGATGCACCTCACAGAAAAGGTGACTTAAGAAGAGCAAGAGCTGCTGCAGTAAATATCGTACCTAACTCAACAGGAGCCGCAAAAGCAATTGGATTAGTAGTACCTGAATTAAACGGAAAATTAGATGGAGCTGCTCAAAGAGTACCTGTTCCAACTGGTTCATTAACTGAATTAGTATCTATCTTAAACAAAAAAGTAACTGTTGATGAAGTAAATGCAGCAATGAAAGCAGCAGCTAATGAATCATTCGGATACACTGAAGAACCATTAGTATCTTCTGACATTGTTGGAATTCACTTTGGATCATTATTTGATGCAACTCAAACTAAAATTGTTCAAAATGGAGATGCTCAATTAGTTAAAACAGTATCTTGGTATGACAACGAAATGTCTTATACTTCTCAATTAATCAGAACTTTAGGATACTTCGCAAGCAAAATTGCTAAATAA
- a CDS encoding DKNYY domain-containing protein codes for MKIVRVLQEKNMMSLVKDVIKKGVQIMKRQFFKIFVLLFFIGNLSFTGNVSNKWKVFGNKEYDIEISKGRRRLNDEISVDDEGVYYLGIKVKNAENLVNIKQEKLKINFKNLELIKPNVKNIVEKKYFLKDGERIFAIYGTLINELKGVDYNTFKLISEDVAIDKDKIYIFGTGEIIVEQGYHGPYFSMKKITGTPPAKDFKFINENLKHNKIFFENNKKLYFLSDGWLNEYRAKELKNIDKKTFKPLEYEFIKDKKSIYYYNSEIDDFVKLEGADTKTFEVIGNGYAKDRNNIYFYDIFRINKYPIKVFADKNSFTIFENMDAEGFSYAKDKDHVYCNGKILKGADYESFKTSRDERYSINKGTVKDKNHEYLKCTIKTF; via the coding sequence ATGAAAATAGTGAGAGTGTTGCAAGAGAAGAATATGATGAGTTTGGTAAAAGATGTGATTAAAAAAGGAGTGCAGATTATGAAAAGACAGTTTTTCAAAATATTTGTTTTATTATTTTTTATAGGAAATTTATCATTTACGGGGAATGTTAGTAATAAATGGAAAGTTTTTGGAAATAAAGAGTATGATATAGAAATAAGCAAAGGAAGAAGAAGATTAAATGATGAAATTTCAGTAGACGATGAAGGTGTTTATTATTTAGGTATAAAAGTAAAAAATGCAGAAAATCTTGTAAATATTAAACAAGAAAAATTAAAAATAAATTTTAAAAATCTTGAATTGATTAAACCAAATGTAAAAAATATAGTAGAGAAAAAATATTTTTTGAAAGATGGGGAAAGAATATTTGCTATTTATGGAACATTAATTAATGAACTAAAAGGAGTGGATTATAATACATTTAAGTTAATATCTGAAGACGTTGCAATAGATAAGGACAAAATTTATATATTTGGAACAGGGGAAATTATTGTTGAACAAGGTTATCATGGCCCATATTTTTCTATGAAAAAAATAACAGGAACACCTCCTGCTAAAGATTTTAAGTTTATAAATGAAAATTTGAAACATAACAAAATATTTTTTGAGAATAATAAAAAATTATATTTTTTGTCTGATGGATGGCTAAATGAATACAGAGCGAAGGAATTAAAAAATATTGATAAAAAAACGTTTAAACCTTTGGAGTATGAATTTATAAAAGATAAGAAAAGTATCTATTACTATAATTCAGAAATAGATGATTTTGTAAAATTAGAAGGTGCAGATACAAAAACGTTTGAAGTTATAGGAAATGGTTATGCGAAAGATAGGAATAATATTTATTTTTATGATATTTTTAGAATAAATAAATACCCAATTAAAGTTTTTGCAGATAAAAATTCGTTTACAATATTTGAGAATATGGATGCAGAGGGATTTTCTTACGCAAAAGATAAAGACCATGTTTATTGTAATGGGAAAATATTAAAGGGTGCAGATTATGAAAGTTTTAAAACTTCAAGAGACGAGAGATATAGCATAAATAAAGGAACAGTAAAAGATAAAAATCACGAATATTTAAAATGTACAATCAAAACTTTTTAA
- a CDS encoding GNAT family N-acetyltransferase: MSNIYENVPKFESEKFLLRFVDKDDVEDLFAVYSDKNSLPFFNSDNCDGDNFYYPTKDKMEQAIDFWLKSYQTKWFVRWVIIDKISLKVIGTIELFNRTSEDKFNGMGVLRLDLKSEYEKEEVIKEILELIVSPTFELFDCEEVITKVPNYAIERMSAASGIGFTKSDNFLVGTHDGYSYKDYWIIHK; this comes from the coding sequence ATGTCAAATATATATGAGAATGTTCCTAAATTTGAAAGTGAAAAATTTTTACTCCGATTTGTAGATAAAGATGATGTAGAAGATTTATTCGCAGTTTATAGTGACAAAAATTCATTGCCATTTTTTAATAGTGATAATTGTGATGGTGATAATTTCTACTATCCAACAAAAGATAAGATGGAACAGGCTATTGATTTTTGGCTAAAATCATATCAGACAAAATGGTTCGTTCGTTGGGTTATCATTGATAAGATTTCACTAAAAGTAATTGGAACTATTGAACTGTTTAATAGAACATCAGAAGATAAGTTTAATGGAATGGGCGTACTTAGACTGGATTTGAAAAGCGAATATGAAAAAGAAGAAGTTATTAAAGAAATTTTGGAGCTTATAGTTTCTCCGACTTTTGAACTATTTGATTGCGAAGAAGTTATTACTAAAGTTCCTAATTATGCCATTGAAAGAATGTCCGCAGCATCGGGTATTGGTTTTACAAAATCGGATAATTTTTTAGTAGGAACACATGATGGATATTCATATAAAGACTATTGGATAATTCATAAATAA
- a CDS encoding transposon-encoded TnpW family protein, with protein MVENEKAQSSEIQTNKERATPQKPNGIMIKKIRGKTFVTEIYFNKNSKETFQDKLLKVVKSEQK; from the coding sequence ATGGTAGAAAATGAAAAAGCACAAAGCAGTGAAATACAGACCAACAAAGAACGAGCCACACCCCAAAAACCGAACGGTATTATGATAAAAAAGATTAGAGGGAAGACCTTTGTAACGGAGATATATTTTAATAAAAACAGCAAAGAAACATTTCAAGATAAGCTGTTAAAGGTAGTGAAATCGGAACAGAAATAA
- the cobM gene encoding precorrin-4 C(11)-methyltransferase produces the protein MKKVYFIGAGPGDPELITVKGQKIVKEADVIIYAGSLVPKEVIDCHKDGAEIYNSASMNLDEVMEVMIKAQKKGKLVARVHTGDPSIFGAIREQMDILDEYGIEYEVIPGVSSFVAAAAAIKKEFTLPDVSQTIICTRLEGRTPVPETESLESLASHKCSMAIFLSVQMIDEVVKRLLKHYDKTTPIAIVQRATWEDQKIIMGTLENIAQKVKDEKITKTAQILVGNFIGNEYSKSKLYDKTFSHEFRKGIEE, from the coding sequence ATGAAAAAAGTATACTTCATAGGAGCAGGACCAGGAGATCCTGAATTGATTACAGTAAAAGGGCAAAAAATTGTAAAGGAAGCAGATGTAATAATTTATGCTGGTTCATTGGTTCCAAAAGAGGTTATTGATTGTCATAAGGATGGAGCTGAAATTTATAATTCCGCTTCAATGAATTTGGATGAAGTGATGGAAGTTATGATAAAGGCACAGAAAAAAGGGAAACTGGTAGCAAGGGTGCATACTGGAGATCCAAGTATTTTTGGAGCAATAAGGGAACAAATGGATATTTTGGATGAATATGGGATTGAATATGAAGTAATTCCAGGGGTAAGTTCATTTGTAGCTGCCGCTGCTGCAATAAAAAAAGAGTTTACATTGCCTGATGTGAGTCAGACAATAATTTGTACAAGACTGGAAGGAAGAACTCCAGTACCAGAAACAGAAAGCCTAGAAAGCCTGGCTTCACATAAATGTTCGATGGCAATATTCCTATCTGTACAAATGATTGATGAAGTTGTAAAAAGATTATTAAAGCATTATGATAAAACAACACCAATTGCAATTGTCCAAAGAGCAACTTGGGAAGATCAGAAAATCATTATGGGAACATTGGAAAACATTGCTCAAAAAGTGAAAGATGAAAAAATTACGAAAACTGCACAAATTTTGGTTGGAAACTTTATAGGAAATGAGTATTCTAAATCTAAACTTTATGATAAGACATTTTCGCATGAGTTTAGGAAAGGGATTGAGGAATAA
- a CDS encoding pyridoxamine 5'-phosphate oxidase family protein: MIDYNTILKENSYGVLATLDDNKPKTRIFQYLFSEKNKVYLATTNNKNVYKQLKKCPYVSFLSHSEDYLSFVSVNGNIHFTNDINLKTKVLNEYPAIKELFKTPDNPIFELFYINVEEIRTFDLKTYTNENFKIEKP, translated from the coding sequence ATGATTGATTACAATACAATATTAAAAGAAAACTCTTACGGAGTTTTAGCTACACTTGACGATAATAAACCTAAAACAAGAATTTTTCAGTATCTGTTTTCTGAGAAAAACAAAGTATATCTTGCAACTACAAATAATAAAAACGTTTACAAACAGTTAAAAAAATGTCCTTATGTTTCTTTTCTCTCTCATTCAGAAGACTATTTATCTTTTGTATCCGTAAATGGAAATATTCATTTTACTAATGATATTAACCTGAAAACAAAAGTTTTAAACGAATATCCAGCAATAAAGGAACTTTTTAAAACTCCTGACAATCCTATTTTTGAACTTTTTTATATTAATGTAGAAGAAATCAGAACTTTTGATTTAAAAACTTATACCAATGAAAATTTTAAAATAGAAAAACCATAA
- a CDS encoding helix-turn-helix domain-containing protein → MNRKELPKCSVEITLSLISNKWKILIIRDLLDGTKRFGELRKSINGISNKVLTYNLREMEEDNLLVRKIYPEVPPKVEYSLTETGYSLKPILESMDKWGINYREKTKYE, encoded by the coding sequence ATGAATAGAAAAGAATTACCGAAGTGTTCAGTTGAAATAACACTTTCTTTAATTTCTAATAAATGGAAAATACTTATAATAAGAGATTTACTCGATGGAACAAAAAGATTTGGAGAGTTGAGAAAATCTATAAATGGAATTTCTAATAAAGTTTTGACATACAATTTAAGAGAAATGGAGGAGGACAATCTTCTTGTAAGAAAAATTTATCCTGAAGTTCCTCCAAAAGTTGAATATTCTCTTACTGAAACAGGTTACAGCTTAAAGCCGATACTGGAAAGTATGGATAAATGGGGTATAAATTACAGAGAAAAAACAAAATATGAATAA
- the cobI gene encoding precorrin-2 C(20)-methyltransferase: MASKLGKFYGIGVGVGDPENITVKAVKRLHEVDVIVLPEAKSGEGSTAFNIVKEYVKPDVEQLFLEFPMIKDVEARKVFRKNNADKISEELKKGKNVAFLTIGDPMTYSTYTYVLEHISDDVEVETIAGITSFNSIAARLNIPLMIGDEDLKVVSVNRKTDIYKEIENNQNLVLMKISRDFEKIKKAIIETGNKENAVIVSNCGKENEEIITDIENVESVHYFSTLILKKQGIGQWKRFLKM; encoded by the coding sequence ATGGCTAGTAAATTAGGTAAATTCTATGGAATAGGAGTAGGAGTAGGAGATCCTGAAAATATAACAGTTAAAGCAGTAAAAAGACTGCATGAAGTAGATGTGATTGTACTGCCTGAGGCGAAAAGTGGAGAAGGAAGTACAGCTTTTAATATTGTAAAAGAGTATGTAAAACCTGATGTGGAGCAGCTATTTTTGGAGTTTCCGATGATAAAAGATGTGGAAGCGAGAAAAGTTTTTAGAAAAAATAATGCTGACAAAATAAGTGAGGAGCTTAAAAAAGGGAAAAATGTGGCATTTTTAACAATAGGAGATCCGATGACTTATAGCACTTACACTTACGTCTTGGAACATATTTCAGATGATGTGGAAGTTGAAACTATTGCGGGAATAACTTCATTTAACAGTATTGCGGCAAGGCTTAACATACCGCTAATGATTGGAGATGAAGATTTAAAAGTAGTTTCTGTCAATAGAAAAACTGATATTTATAAAGAAATTGAAAACAATCAAAATTTAGTGTTAATGAAAATTAGCCGAGATTTTGAGAAAATAAAAAAAGCGATAATTGAAACTGGGAATAAAGAAAATGCTGTAATTGTTTCAAACTGTGGAAAAGAAAATGAAGAAATTATTACAGATATTGAAAATGTTGAAAGTGTACACTATTTTTCTACATTGATTCTTAAAAAACAGGGAATAGGACAATGGAAGAGATTTCTAAAAATGTAA
- a CDS encoding ATP-binding protein codes for MIRIDRKEYLDILVKSKDRQIIKVVSGVRRCGKSTLFEIYKDFLLENGVAKNQIISINFEDMDYEELTDYKKLYEYIKSKLIEDKRNYIFLDEIQHVDKFEKVVDSLFIKENTDLYITGSNAYFMSSELATLLSGRYIELKMLPLSFKEYYQAKLEYEKLEQKENRISKTLIQYYNEYIVNSSFPYTLQLDSDLKNIHEYLSGIYNSVLLKDIVARLKISDVMRLESVVKYIFDNIGNLTSLSKIGNTLTSMGRKTDVKTIEKYIRGLTDSLLVHEVSRYNIKGKEFLSTLSTYYVADLGLRQMILGNRNIDMGHILENIIYLELLRRKGNVYVGQFDKNEIDFVVINSNEIEYYQVALTVLDENTLKRELDTFKNIKDNYPKYLITLDDVMVNTDYDGIKVINALEWLLWN; via the coding sequence ATGATAAGAATAGATAGAAAAGAATATTTAGATATTTTAGTAAAATCAAAAGACAGACAGATAATAAAGGTTGTGTCTGGTGTAAGAAGATGTGGAAAATCCACTCTTTTTGAGATATATAAAGATTTTCTGCTTGAAAATGGAGTTGCAAAAAATCAGATTATATCCATAAATTTTGAAGATATGGATTATGAAGAACTTACAGATTATAAAAAACTTTACGAATATATAAAATCTAAATTGATTGAAGATAAAAGGAATTATATATTTTTAGATGAAATTCAGCATGTGGATAAATTTGAAAAAGTTGTAGACAGCCTTTTTATAAAAGAAAATACAGACCTGTATATAACAGGCTCTAATGCCTATTTTATGTCTAGCGAATTGGCAACCCTTTTAAGTGGACGTTATATAGAACTGAAAATGCTGCCTTTATCATTTAAGGAGTATTATCAGGCTAAATTAGAATATGAAAAACTGGAGCAAAAGGAAAATAGAATATCAAAAACACTTATACAATATTATAATGAATATATAGTAAACAGTTCGTTTCCTTATACTTTACAGTTGGACAGTGATTTGAAAAATATACATGAATATTTAAGTGGAATATATAATTCTGTGCTTTTAAAAGATATAGTTGCAAGATTGAAAATTTCAGATGTGATGAGACTTGAAAGTGTCGTTAAATATATATTTGATAATATCGGTAACTTGACTTCGCTTTCAAAAATAGGGAATACCCTAACTTCAATGGGAAGAAAAACAGATGTAAAAACCATTGAAAAGTATATTAGAGGACTTACTGACAGTTTACTTGTGCATGAAGTTAGCAGATATAATATAAAAGGGAAAGAATTTCTATCTACATTATCAACATATTATGTTGCAGATTTAGGGCTTAGACAGATGATTTTAGGTAACAGAAATATAGATATGGGGCATATACTGGAAAATATAATTTATCTTGAACTGCTTAGAAGAAAAGGCAATGTATATGTTGGGCAGTTTGATAAAAATGAAATTGATTTTGTTGTTATTAATTCAAATGAAATTGAGTATTATCAGGTCGCTTTGACTGTCTTAGATGAAAATACTTTAAAAAGAGAACTGGATACCTTTAAAAATATTAAGGATAACTATCCGAAGTATCTTATAACTTTAGATGATGTAATGGTGAATACTGACTATGATGGAATAAAGGTTATAAATGCTTTGGAATGGTTGTTGTGGAATTAG